A portion of the Nitratidesulfovibrio termitidis HI1 genome contains these proteins:
- a CDS encoding FadR/GntR family transcriptional regulator yields the protein MHNDTTEPLFTPAEVGRAGQDVALQIEAAIIEGRILPGQCLPSERDLHMQFRTSRGVIREALRALTQKGLLEIRKGSRGGAYVKQIDVAQVSESLALFLKQHPFAPASLIEFRESIDRSITTLAIARATPREREALVAQADRLAAELRANRPDLDAVGEIDRQLNLMLAHMARNPIFEWVMAALQAGFSSHDYRLYESPEYREATAANWCDTARAIAANEPMQALACISRHYLLLGRCVHENAVPPAPDHARPGIGQPVS from the coding sequence ATGCATAACGACACCACGGAACCACTCTTCACTCCCGCCGAGGTCGGCAGGGCAGGCCAGGATGTCGCCCTGCAGATAGAGGCGGCCATCATTGAGGGCCGCATCCTGCCCGGCCAGTGCCTGCCCAGCGAACGCGACCTGCACATGCAGTTCCGGACCAGCCGGGGCGTCATCCGTGAAGCCCTGCGCGCCCTTACCCAGAAAGGCCTGCTGGAAATCCGCAAAGGGTCCAGGGGCGGGGCCTACGTCAAGCAGATCGACGTCGCCCAGGTCAGCGAATCCCTCGCCCTGTTCCTGAAGCAGCATCCGTTCGCGCCCGCCAGCCTGATCGAATTTCGCGAAAGCATCGACCGCAGCATCACCACCCTGGCCATCGCCCGGGCCACGCCGCGGGAACGGGAAGCCCTGGTGGCCCAGGCCGACCGGCTGGCCGCCGAGCTGCGTGCGAACCGGCCCGACCTTGACGCCGTGGGCGAGATCGACCGCCAGTTGAACCTGATGCTGGCGCACATGGCCCGCAACCCCATCTTCGAATGGGTAATGGCCGCGTTGCAGGCCGGTTTCAGCTCACACGACTACCGGTTGTACGAGTCGCCCGAATACCGGGAGGCCACAGCCGCCAACTGGTGCGACACGGCCCGGGCCATTGCGGCCAACGAACCCATGCAGGCGCTGGCCTGCATCAGCCGCCACTACCTGCTGCTGGGCCGCTGCGTGCACGAGAACGCCGTGCCGCCCGCCCCGGACCACGCCCGCCCCGGCATCGGACAACCGGTCTCCTAG
- the lysS gene encoding lysine--tRNA ligase, protein MLESLETRDELNEVVKNRVVKSCELLDDGVALYPNGFVKQHDVAAISAEYEGLTAEELENVDTRFTCAGRIVSQRSFGKVTFFHLMDKSGRLQCYTAREVLGEDLYRNFKKLDTGDIVGVSGTLFRTKTGELTLSCDQCVLLTKSIRPLPEKYHGLKDVETRYRQRYVDLIVTPRTREIFRKRTMIVREFRRFLEEKGFMEVETPMMQPIPGGATAMPFITHHNALDMQLYMRIAPELYLKRLLVGGFEKVFEINRNFRNEGISTRHNPEFTMCEFYWAYATFEDLMDLTEQLFAHVAEKVCGSYVVTYQGQEVDLTPGRWTRLSFHDSLEKIGGHKPEFYNDYDAVRKYIRERGEKVVDGEKMAKLQAKLFDLDVEGKLIQPTFIYHYPTDISPLSRRNNERPDVTDRFELFITGRELGNAFSELNDPVDQRMRFMDQVAEKEAGDAEAHFMDEDYLRALEYGMPPAAGQGVGIDRLVMLLTDSPSIREVILFPLLKPES, encoded by the coding sequence ATGCTCGAAAGTCTGGAAACCCGCGACGAACTGAACGAAGTCGTCAAGAACCGGGTGGTCAAATCCTGTGAACTGCTGGACGACGGCGTTGCCCTGTACCCCAACGGTTTCGTGAAACAGCACGACGTGGCGGCCATTTCGGCCGAATACGAAGGTTTGACCGCCGAGGAACTGGAAAACGTCGACACGCGCTTTACCTGCGCGGGGCGCATCGTCTCGCAGCGCTCGTTCGGCAAGGTGACCTTCTTCCATCTAATGGATAAGAGTGGCCGCCTGCAGTGCTACACCGCGCGAGAAGTGCTGGGCGAAGACCTGTATCGCAACTTCAAGAAGCTGGATACCGGCGACATCGTGGGCGTTTCCGGCACGCTGTTCCGCACCAAGACGGGTGAACTGACCCTGTCGTGCGACCAGTGCGTCCTGCTCACCAAGTCCATCCGCCCCCTGCCCGAAAAGTACCACGGCCTGAAGGACGTGGAGACCCGCTACCGCCAGCGCTACGTGGACCTTATCGTCACGCCGCGCACGCGCGAGATTTTCCGCAAGCGCACCATGATCGTGCGCGAATTCCGCCGCTTCCTGGAGGAAAAGGGCTTCATGGAGGTGGAAACCCCCATGATGCAGCCCATTCCCGGCGGCGCCACGGCCATGCCGTTCATCACCCACCACAACGCGCTGGACATGCAGCTGTATATGCGCATCGCGCCGGAGCTGTACCTGAAGCGCCTGCTGGTGGGCGGGTTCGAGAAGGTGTTCGAGATCAACCGCAACTTCCGCAACGAAGGCATCTCGACCCGGCACAACCCGGAATTCACCATGTGTGAATTCTACTGGGCGTACGCCACCTTCGAGGACCTCATGGACCTGACCGAACAGCTGTTCGCCCATGTGGCGGAGAAGGTGTGCGGTTCGTACGTGGTGACCTATCAGGGCCAGGAAGTGGACCTTACGCCGGGCCGCTGGACGCGTCTTTCGTTCCATGATTCGCTGGAGAAGATCGGCGGGCACAAGCCGGAATTCTACAACGATTATGACGCGGTGCGAAAGTATATCCGTGAACGCGGCGAAAAGGTGGTGGACGGCGAGAAGATGGCCAAGCTGCAGGCCAAGCTGTTCGACCTGGACGTGGAAGGCAAGCTGATCCAGCCCACCTTCATCTATCATTACCCCACCGACATCTCGCCGCTGTCGCGCCGCAACAACGAGCGGCCCGACGTTACGGACCGCTTCGAACTGTTCATCACCGGGCGCGAACTGGGCAACGCCTTCTCCGAACTGAACGACCCCGTGGACCAGCGCATGCGCTTCATGGACCAGGTTGCCGAAAAGGAAGCGGGCGACGCCGAGGCGCACTTCATGGACGAGGACTACCTGCGTGCCCTGGAGTACGGCATGCCGCCCGCGGCAGGACAGGGGGTGGGCATCGACCGGCTGGTCATGCTGCTGACCGACTCGCCCTCCATCCGCGAGGTCATCCTGTTCCCGCTGCTGAAGCCGGAAAGCTAG